A single genomic interval of Gossypium raimondii isolate GPD5lz chromosome 11, ASM2569854v1, whole genome shotgun sequence harbors:
- the LOC105801427 gene encoding gibberellin 20-oxidase-like protein, protein MPEPKACVELPVFDVSQPLSPSSLSSLYLACTQWGFFRITNHGVPKHLFTNLYSLSNHIFSLPIGSKLKVGPASSLKTYTPPFIASPFYESLLVSGPDFFSSAQSSVDVLFDHPKSDFSEVLDEYGNMMTKLSKEIVKAVLKSLVREDLGKRFEESEFRNCHGYLRIGNYSPLNIMKEEEEEDQQEDEIEGLGMHTDMSCFTIVYQHEIGGLQVRSKEGKWMDISPSEDTLVVNVGDLMHAWSNGKLRSSEHRVVLKRNVDRFSLAFFWCFENEKVIFAPNEVVGDHSRIYKPFVCADYLKFRLISEKGKFEKVGFTVKDFAGNCDTL, encoded by the exons ATGCCTGAACCCAAGGCTTGCGTAGAGCTTCCTGTATTTGACGTCTCCCAGCCCTTGAGTCCATCCTCCCTTTCCTCCCTCTATCTAGCCTGTACTCAATGGGGATTCTTCCGCATAACCAATCATGGAGTCCCCAAACATCTTTTCACCAATCTCTATTCCCTCTCAAATCATATCTTCAGTCTCCCCATTGGCTCCAAACTCAAGGTCGGTCCAGCTTCCTCCTTAAAAACCTACACCCCTCCTTTCATCGCTTCACCTTTCTACGAGAGTCTTCTTGTGTCCGGACCCGACTTCTTTTCTTCTGCACAAAGTTCAGTGGATGTTCTTTTCGACCACCCAAAGTCCGACTTCAG TGAGGTATTGGATGAATATGGGAACATGATGACTAAGCTATCAAAGGAGATAGTAAAAGCTGTACTGAAAAGCTTGGTGAGAGAAGATTTGGGGAAGAGATTTGAAGAGTCTGAATTCAGAAATTGTCATGGTTATTTGAGAATAGGCAATTACAGTCCTCTCAATATcatgaaagaagaagaagaagaagatcaacAAGAAGATGAAATTGAAGGGCTAGGCATGCACACAGACATGAGCTGCTTCACAATCGTTTATCAACATGAAATTGGGGGACTTCAAGTGAGATCAAAGGAAGGGAAATGGATGGACATAAGCCCTTCTGAGGACACACTTGTCGTCAACGTTGGGGACCTAATGCATGCATGGAGCAATGGCAAGTTAAGGTCCTCAGAACATAGAGttgttttgaaaagaaatgttGATCGGTTCTCTTTGGCTTTCTTTTGGtgctttgaaaatgaaaaggtAATATTTGCCCCTAATGAAGTCGTTGGAGATCATTCAAGGATCTATAAGCCATTTGTTTGTGCagattatttgaaatttaggttAATCAGTGAAAAGGGCAAGTTTGAGAAGGTTGGATTTACTGTCAAAGACTTTGCAGGAAACTGTGACACTTTGTAA
- the LOC105802145 gene encoding protein ARABIDILLO 1 isoform X1: protein MSERVRQKCSHSEEKYQTNISLETLDSGCLNSATVCGVDWTTLPDDTVIQLFSYLNYRDRASLASTCRTFRLLGSLPCLWGSLDLRSYKFDTAAAVSLSLRCKNLQRLKFPGAGSADAIVSLQARELREISGDFCRDITDAALSVIAARHEMLESIHLGPDPCERISSDAIKALAYCCPRLRRLWMSGVKEANGDAINALAKHCRQLMELGFVESDNIDEVALGNLSSLKFLSVAGTRNLKWGSVAQVWSRLPQLVGLDVSRTDVNLSSITRFLSLSRNLKVLIALNCPVFEGEVDRNTMHNNKGRILLTLFSDIVKGVASLFADNLESVTDVFQHWKEIRNGDKNLDEVVVWIEWAISHSLLRIAENNLKEFDDFWLTQGAAVLLSLLQSSQEEVQERAATAVATFVVIDDEDATVHCQRAEAILCGDGIRMLLNLARSCQEVLQSEAAKAIANLSIDSKVAKAVAESGGIDILANLAKSTNRLVAEEAAGGLWNLSVGDEHKGAIAEAGGVKALVDLIFKWPPSSTDVLLERATGALANLGADEKCSMEVALAGGIHALVMLARTCKFEGVQEQAARALANLAAHGDSNSINAAIGQEAGALEALVQLTYSQNEGVSRQEAAGALWNLSFDDKNREAISAVGGVEALVALAQSSLDASQGLQERAAGALWGLSVSETNSTAIGRQGGIAPLIALASSDVEDVHETAAGALWNLAFYRDNALRIIQDDGVQPLVHLCSSSNSKMARFMAALALVYMFDGRIDLAVPVGPSPSSQGSSKSLNIDGVGRMALKHVEEFVSSFYEPQTFNAAAATLVPTALAQIAEEIRIPEAGHLRCSGAEIDRYVRMLRDPSSILKSCSAFALLQFTMPGGRHAMHHSCLLQKAGAARVLRATAAASTAPIQAKIFTKIVLRNLENHHEVSS, encoded by the exons ATGAGTGAAAGAGTGAGGCAAAAATGTTCACATAGTGAGGAAAAATATCAGACAAACATTAGTTTGGAGACACTCGATAGTGGATGTTTGAATTCAGCTACAGTTTGTGGAGTTGATTGGACAACCTTGCCTGATGATACAGTTATTCAACTCTTCTCTTATTTGAATTATCGAGATCGAGCTAGTTTGGCATCAACTTGTCGAACATTTAGGCTCTTAGGTTCTTTGCCCTGTTTATGGGGGTCACTGGACCTCCGGTCTTACAAATTTGATACTGCAGCTGCAGTCTCACTCTCCTTGCGATGCAAGAATCTCCAGAGACTTAAATTTCCTGGAGCAGGCTCAGCAGATGCAATAGTTAGTCTTCAAGCAAGGGAACTTCGAGAAATAAGTGGTGATTTTTGTCGTGACATTACCGATGCTGCACTTTCTGTGATAGCAGCAAGACATGAGATGCTTGAGAGCATTCATCTTGGCCCAGATCCTTGTGAGCGGATCAGCAGTGATGCAATCAAAGCACTTGCATATTGCTGCCCAAGATTGAGGAGGCTTTGGATGTCAGGTGTTAAGGAAGCTAATGGAGATGCCATAAATGCTTTGGCTAAGCATTGTAGGCAGTTAATGGAACTTGGGTTTGTGGAATCTGACAACATTGATGAAGTAGCTCTTGGAAACTTGagttccctaaaatttttatctgTTGCTGGGACGAGAAACCTAAAATGGGGATCTGTAGCACAAGTTTGGAGTAGATTACCTCAATTGGTGGGTTTAGATGTCTCAAGAACTGATGTAAATCTTAGTTCTATTACAAGATTTCTGTCATTGTCCCGAAATTTGAAAGTATTGATTGCCTTGAATTGTCCAGTTTTTGAAGGCGAAGTTGACAGAAACACAATGCATAATAACAAAGGCAGAATTTTGCTTACTCTTTTCAGTGACATTGTCAAGGGAGTAGCATCATTATTCGCTGACAATTTAGAAAGTGTTACTGATGTGTTTCAGCATTGGAAGGAAATAAGGAATGGAGATAAAAACTTGGATGAGGTTGTTGTTTGGATTGAATGGGCCATTTCACATTCACTTCTGCGTATTGCTGAAAACAACCTGAAGGAGTTTGATGATTTTTGGCTCACACAAGGGGCAGCAGTATTGCTCAGTTTATTGCAGAGTTCACAGGAGGAAGTTCAAGAAAGAGCAGCTACTGCTGTTGCAACCTTTGTAGtcattgatgatgaagatgccACTGTTCATTGCCAGAGAGCTGAGGCAATTTTATGTGGAGATGGAATAAGGATGCTTTTGAACCTTGCAAGATCTTGTCAGGAGGTCCTTCAGTCTGAAGCAGCTAAA GCTATAGCAAACTTGTCCATTGATTCTAAAGTTGCAAAAGCTGTTGCTGAAAGTGGAGGAATCGATATCCTTGCTAATTTAGCAAAATCAACGAATAGATTAGTGGCAGAAGAGGCTGCTGGAGGGCTGTGGAATCTTTCTGTAGGGGATGAGCATAAG GGTGCTATTGCAGAGGCAGGTGGTGTAAAGGCTTTAGTTGACCTTATATTCAAATGGCCACCTTCCAGCACTGATGTACTTCTT GAACGTGCAACTGGAGCACTGGCAAATTTGGGAGCTGATGAAAAATGCAGCATGGAGGTGGCTTTGGCTGGTGGTATCCATGCTTTGGTAATGCTTGCTCGGACTTGCAAATTTGAAGGAGTGCAAGAGCAG GCTGCTCGTGCGCTGGCTAATTTGGCTGCTCATGGGGATAGCAACAGCATTAATGCTGCTATTGGGCAAGAAGCAGGTGCATTGGAAGCATTGGTGCAACTTACTTATTCCCAAAATGAAGGCGTAAG CAGGCAGGAAGCGGCTGGTGCTTTATGGAATTTGTCATTTGATGACaaaaatcgagaagcaatttcAGCAGTTGGTGGTGTTGAGGCACTG GTTGCCCTGGCTCAATCTAGCTTAGATGCTTCCCAAGGTCTTCAAGAAAGAGCTGCAGGTGCTCTTTGGGGATTGTCAGTATCTGAAACTAACAG CACTGCTATTGGACGACAAGGTGGTATAGCTCCACTTATTGCATTAGCCAGCTCAGATGTTGAA GATGTCCATGAGACCGCTGCCGGAGCTCTCTGGAATTTGGCTTTTTATCGTGATAATGCTCTTCGTATAATACAAGATGACGGAGTTCAACCCCTTGTTCATCTATGCTCTTCATCGAACTCAAAAATGGCACGTTTTATGGCTGCATTGGCCTTGGTTTACATGTTTGATGGGAG AATAGACTTAGCGGTGCCAGTGGGGCCTTCGCCTTCATCACAGGGCAGTTCAAAGAGTCTGAACATAGATGGGGTTGGAAGGATGGCCCTGAAACATGTCGAAGAGTTTGTGAGCTCATTTTATGAACCACAAACCTTTAATGCTGCTGCTGCAACATTAGTCCCCACAGCTTTGGCACAGATAGCAGAAGAAATAAGAATACCTGAAGCAGGGCATCTAAGATGCAG
- the LOC105802145 gene encoding protein ARABIDILLO 1 isoform X2: MSERVRQKCSHSEEKYQTNISLETLDSGCLNSATVCGVDWTTLPDDTVIQLFSYLNYRDRASLASTCRTFRLLGSLPCLWGSLDLRSYKFDTAAAVSLSLRCKNLQRLKFPGAGSADAIVSLQARELREISGDFCRDITDAALSVIAARHEMLESIHLGPDPCERISSDAIKALAYCCPRLRRLWMSGVKEANGDAINALAKHCRQLMELGFVESDNIDEVALGNLSSLKFLSVAGTRNLKWGSVAQVWSRLPQLVGLDVSRTDVNLSSITRFLSLSRNLKVLIALNCPVFEGEVDRNTMHNNKGRILLTLFSDIVKGVASLFADNLESVTDVFQHWKEIRNGDKNLDEVVVWIEWAISHSLLRIAENNLKEFDDFWLTQGAAVLLSLLQSSQEEVQERAATAVATFVVIDDEDATVHCQRAEAILCGDGIRMLLNLARSCQEVLQSEAAKAIANLSIDSKVAKAVAESGGIDILANLAKSTNRLVAEEAAGGLWNLSVGDEHKGAIAEAGGVKALVDLIFKWPPSSTDVLLERATGALANLGADEKCSMEVALAGGIHALVMLARTCKFEGVQEQAARALANLAAHGDSNSINAAIGQEAGALEALVQLTYSQNEGVRQEAAGALWNLSFDDKNREAISAVGGVEALVALAQSSLDASQGLQERAAGALWGLSVSETNSTAIGRQGGIAPLIALASSDVEDVHETAAGALWNLAFYRDNALRIIQDDGVQPLVHLCSSSNSKMARFMAALALVYMFDGRIDLAVPVGPSPSSQGSSKSLNIDGVGRMALKHVEEFVSSFYEPQTFNAAAATLVPTALAQIAEEIRIPEAGHLRCSGAEIDRYVRMLRDPSSILKSCSAFALLQFTMPGGRHAMHHSCLLQKAGAARVLRATAAASTAPIQAKIFTKIVLRNLENHHEVSS, encoded by the exons ATGAGTGAAAGAGTGAGGCAAAAATGTTCACATAGTGAGGAAAAATATCAGACAAACATTAGTTTGGAGACACTCGATAGTGGATGTTTGAATTCAGCTACAGTTTGTGGAGTTGATTGGACAACCTTGCCTGATGATACAGTTATTCAACTCTTCTCTTATTTGAATTATCGAGATCGAGCTAGTTTGGCATCAACTTGTCGAACATTTAGGCTCTTAGGTTCTTTGCCCTGTTTATGGGGGTCACTGGACCTCCGGTCTTACAAATTTGATACTGCAGCTGCAGTCTCACTCTCCTTGCGATGCAAGAATCTCCAGAGACTTAAATTTCCTGGAGCAGGCTCAGCAGATGCAATAGTTAGTCTTCAAGCAAGGGAACTTCGAGAAATAAGTGGTGATTTTTGTCGTGACATTACCGATGCTGCACTTTCTGTGATAGCAGCAAGACATGAGATGCTTGAGAGCATTCATCTTGGCCCAGATCCTTGTGAGCGGATCAGCAGTGATGCAATCAAAGCACTTGCATATTGCTGCCCAAGATTGAGGAGGCTTTGGATGTCAGGTGTTAAGGAAGCTAATGGAGATGCCATAAATGCTTTGGCTAAGCATTGTAGGCAGTTAATGGAACTTGGGTTTGTGGAATCTGACAACATTGATGAAGTAGCTCTTGGAAACTTGagttccctaaaatttttatctgTTGCTGGGACGAGAAACCTAAAATGGGGATCTGTAGCACAAGTTTGGAGTAGATTACCTCAATTGGTGGGTTTAGATGTCTCAAGAACTGATGTAAATCTTAGTTCTATTACAAGATTTCTGTCATTGTCCCGAAATTTGAAAGTATTGATTGCCTTGAATTGTCCAGTTTTTGAAGGCGAAGTTGACAGAAACACAATGCATAATAACAAAGGCAGAATTTTGCTTACTCTTTTCAGTGACATTGTCAAGGGAGTAGCATCATTATTCGCTGACAATTTAGAAAGTGTTACTGATGTGTTTCAGCATTGGAAGGAAATAAGGAATGGAGATAAAAACTTGGATGAGGTTGTTGTTTGGATTGAATGGGCCATTTCACATTCACTTCTGCGTATTGCTGAAAACAACCTGAAGGAGTTTGATGATTTTTGGCTCACACAAGGGGCAGCAGTATTGCTCAGTTTATTGCAGAGTTCACAGGAGGAAGTTCAAGAAAGAGCAGCTACTGCTGTTGCAACCTTTGTAGtcattgatgatgaagatgccACTGTTCATTGCCAGAGAGCTGAGGCAATTTTATGTGGAGATGGAATAAGGATGCTTTTGAACCTTGCAAGATCTTGTCAGGAGGTCCTTCAGTCTGAAGCAGCTAAA GCTATAGCAAACTTGTCCATTGATTCTAAAGTTGCAAAAGCTGTTGCTGAAAGTGGAGGAATCGATATCCTTGCTAATTTAGCAAAATCAACGAATAGATTAGTGGCAGAAGAGGCTGCTGGAGGGCTGTGGAATCTTTCTGTAGGGGATGAGCATAAG GGTGCTATTGCAGAGGCAGGTGGTGTAAAGGCTTTAGTTGACCTTATATTCAAATGGCCACCTTCCAGCACTGATGTACTTCTT GAACGTGCAACTGGAGCACTGGCAAATTTGGGAGCTGATGAAAAATGCAGCATGGAGGTGGCTTTGGCTGGTGGTATCCATGCTTTGGTAATGCTTGCTCGGACTTGCAAATTTGAAGGAGTGCAAGAGCAG GCTGCTCGTGCGCTGGCTAATTTGGCTGCTCATGGGGATAGCAACAGCATTAATGCTGCTATTGGGCAAGAAGCAGGTGCATTGGAAGCATTGGTGCAACTTACTTATTCCCAAAATGAAGGCGTAAG GCAGGAAGCGGCTGGTGCTTTATGGAATTTGTCATTTGATGACaaaaatcgagaagcaatttcAGCAGTTGGTGGTGTTGAGGCACTG GTTGCCCTGGCTCAATCTAGCTTAGATGCTTCCCAAGGTCTTCAAGAAAGAGCTGCAGGTGCTCTTTGGGGATTGTCAGTATCTGAAACTAACAG CACTGCTATTGGACGACAAGGTGGTATAGCTCCACTTATTGCATTAGCCAGCTCAGATGTTGAA GATGTCCATGAGACCGCTGCCGGAGCTCTCTGGAATTTGGCTTTTTATCGTGATAATGCTCTTCGTATAATACAAGATGACGGAGTTCAACCCCTTGTTCATCTATGCTCTTCATCGAACTCAAAAATGGCACGTTTTATGGCTGCATTGGCCTTGGTTTACATGTTTGATGGGAG AATAGACTTAGCGGTGCCAGTGGGGCCTTCGCCTTCATCACAGGGCAGTTCAAAGAGTCTGAACATAGATGGGGTTGGAAGGATGGCCCTGAAACATGTCGAAGAGTTTGTGAGCTCATTTTATGAACCACAAACCTTTAATGCTGCTGCTGCAACATTAGTCCCCACAGCTTTGGCACAGATAGCAGAAGAAATAAGAATACCTGAAGCAGGGCATCTAAGATGCAG